Proteins from a genomic interval of Chryseobacterium indologenes:
- a CDS encoding aquaporin family protein, with protein sequence MTPFIAEVIGTMLLILLGNGVVANVVLKDTKGNNSGWIVITTAWALAVFVGVTVAGPVSGAHLNPAVTIGLATAGQFSWDLVPSYIAAQMIGGMLGAFLVWLFHKDHFAITEDEGAKLACFSTGPAIRKTSSNLISEIIGTFVLVFCVFYFANPSISLQADPTAKVGLGSIGAIPVTFVVWAIGLSLGGTTGYAINPARDLAPRIMHAILPVKGSSDWSYAWIPVVGPITGAVIAAVLYGFLK encoded by the coding sequence ATGACTCCATTTATTGCAGAAGTAATCGGGACGATGCTTCTTATACTGTTAGGCAACGGCGTTGTAGCAAATGTTGTCTTAAAAGATACCAAAGGGAATAATTCCGGATGGATTGTGATCACTACTGCCTGGGCGCTGGCTGTTTTTGTCGGGGTTACAGTAGCCGGCCCTGTGAGTGGGGCTCATTTGAATCCTGCAGTAACCATTGGTTTGGCTACAGCAGGGCAGTTTTCATGGGATCTGGTACCTTCTTATATTGCTGCCCAAATGATCGGAGGGATGCTTGGTGCCTTTCTGGTATGGCTGTTTCATAAAGATCATTTTGCAATTACAGAAGACGAAGGGGCAAAACTGGCCTGTTTCAGTACGGGCCCTGCGATCAGAAAGACTTCTTCAAACCTGATCAGTGAAATTATCGGAACATTTGTACTGGTATTCTGTGTATTCTATTTTGCCAATCCAAGTATTTCCCTGCAGGCAGATCCAACGGCTAAAGTAGGACTCGGTTCCATCGGTGCCATCCCGGTTACGTTTGTAGTTTGGGCCATCGGTCTATCTCTAGGAGGAACTACAGGGTATGCTATTAACCCCGCAAGAGATCTAGCCCCGAGAATAATGCATGCCATCCTTCCGGTAAAAGGGAGCAGTGACTGGAGCTATGCATGGATTCCGGTAGTAGGCCCTATCACAGGAGCCGTTATTGCCGCTGTTTTATATGGATTTTTAAAATAA
- the glpK gene encoding glycerol kinase GlpK, with translation MNEKLILALDQGTTSSRAILFNHSGEIKYVSQKDFRQIFPTPGWVEHDPNEIWSSQISVAAEVIAKAGISGLEVAAIGITNQRETTVVWDKETGEPIYNAIVWQDRRTAKYCDELKEQGHTEAIKEKTGLVLDAYFSATKLKWILDNVDGAREKAEAGKLCFGTVDTWLVWKLTRGKMFITDVSNASRTMLLNIHSLEWDQDLLELFNIPKAILPEVKQSSEVYGETATTLFSTKIPIAGIAGDQQAALFGQMCTSPGMVKNTYGTGCFLLMNTGKEAVSSKNNLLTTVAWKINGEVNYALEGSVFVGGAAIQWLRDGLKLIDSSEQINTLASSVKDNGGVYFVPALTGLGAPYWDQYARGTIVGITRGTTDAHIARATLEGIAFQVYDIVKAMEADSGRASLELRVDGGASASDLLMQIQSDLFSFKITRPKTLETTALGAAYLAGLAVGYWKSIDEIQSQWIVDKDFHPQLENEKVDKMIHSWKKAVSRAQNWIED, from the coding sequence ATGAATGAAAAATTAATTCTCGCTCTTGACCAGGGGACAACTTCCTCCAGAGCGATTCTTTTCAACCACAGTGGAGAAATAAAATACGTATCACAGAAAGACTTCAGACAAATTTTTCCAACTCCGGGTTGGGTAGAGCATGATCCGAATGAAATCTGGTCATCACAAATCTCTGTGGCAGCAGAAGTGATAGCAAAAGCAGGAATCTCCGGACTGGAAGTTGCCGCTATCGGGATTACCAATCAACGTGAAACAACGGTGGTTTGGGATAAGGAAACAGGTGAACCGATCTATAATGCCATCGTATGGCAGGACCGCAGAACTGCGAAATACTGCGACGAACTGAAAGAACAGGGACACACCGAAGCTATCAAAGAAAAAACAGGACTTGTACTTGATGCCTACTTTTCAGCAACCAAATTAAAATGGATCCTTGATAATGTAGACGGGGCAAGAGAAAAGGCGGAAGCCGGAAAATTATGTTTTGGAACGGTTGATACATGGCTTGTATGGAAACTTACCCGTGGCAAAATGTTCATTACAGATGTATCGAATGCAAGCAGAACCATGCTTTTAAACATTCATTCTCTGGAATGGGATCAAGATTTACTGGAACTGTTTAATATTCCTAAAGCCATTCTTCCTGAGGTAAAGCAAAGCAGCGAAGTATATGGTGAAACAGCCACTACTCTATTCTCTACGAAGATCCCGATTGCAGGGATAGCAGGAGATCAGCAGGCAGCTTTATTCGGTCAGATGTGTACCTCTCCTGGAATGGTAAAAAATACATACGGAACCGGATGTTTCTTATTAATGAATACGGGAAAAGAAGCGGTATCATCCAAGAACAACCTTCTTACAACTGTAGCATGGAAAATCAACGGCGAAGTAAATTATGCTCTGGAAGGAAGTGTATTTGTAGGCGGCGCAGCTATTCAATGGCTTCGAGACGGGCTTAAACTGATTGACTCTTCGGAACAGATCAATACATTGGCATCATCTGTTAAAGACAATGGTGGCGTTTATTTCGTTCCGGCCCTTACAGGATTAGGAGCTCCTTACTGGGATCAATATGCCCGTGGAACTATTGTAGGAATCACCAGAGGTACTACCGATGCCCATATCGCCAGAGCAACTCTGGAAGGAATTGCATTTCAGGTCTATGATATTGTAAAAGCGATGGAAGCAGATTCAGGAAGAGCAAGTCTTGAATTGAGAGTAGACGGCGGAGCTTCTGCCAGCGATCTTCTGATGCAGATACAATCCGATTTGTTCAGCTTTAAAATCACAAGACCAAAAACTTTGGAGACAACAGCCTTAGGAGCCGCATACCTGGCAGGTCTTGCTGTAGGATACTGGAAAAGCATAGATGAGATCCAATCTCAATGGATCGTAGACAAAGATTTCCATCCTCAGCTGGAGAATGAAAAGGTTGACAAGATGATCCATTCATGGAAAAAAGCTGTGAGCCGTGCTCAAAACTGGATAGAAGACTAA
- a CDS encoding glycerol-3-phosphate dehydrogenase/oxidase: protein MKRNEELSKLTNVKQWDFIVIGGGASGLGSALDAVSRGFKTLLLESHDFAKATSSRSTKLVHGGVRYLAQGDIGLVKEALKERGLLAKNAAHIVKNQSFIIPNYTWWGGIYYKIGLSVYDFLAGKLSLGKTKYISKSKTIEKLPTIEQNHLMSGVVYQDGQFDDARLAINLTQTIIEKGGSAINYMKVVGLLKNDSGKVIGVTAEDQFTQQQYQIHANVVINATGVFTNEILNMNNPKHGKFVVPSQGIHLVLDKSFLKSDDAIMIPKTSDGRVLFVVPWHDRALVGTTDTLLKDESFEPRALEEEISFVLNTARQYLAKKPTREDVKSVFAGLRPLAAPKDGAKSTKEVSRSHKVITSDTGLVSIIGGKWTTYRKMAEDTIDEAMKVHQLGNTPSKTEHLSIHGNMKPELVDRTNHLYVYGSDIPAVKALQESNPRYAQKIHPDHPFTVAEVVWAVRNEMAVIIEDILARRVRLLFLDARAAIDCAHNVARIIAEENGNSEEWAQKQEDEFIALAKGYLLTPYSPKVINLN from the coding sequence ATGAAACGAAACGAAGAACTCAGTAAATTAACCAATGTAAAACAGTGGGACTTTATAGTCATAGGAGGAGGAGCCAGTGGTTTAGGTTCAGCATTAGACGCAGTAAGCAGAGGATTCAAAACTTTATTGCTTGAATCCCACGACTTTGCGAAAGCAACATCCAGCAGAAGTACCAAATTGGTACATGGTGGAGTAAGATATCTTGCACAGGGAGATATCGGTTTGGTAAAAGAAGCATTAAAAGAAAGAGGCTTGTTGGCTAAAAATGCAGCACATATTGTGAAAAACCAATCTTTTATCATTCCTAATTATACCTGGTGGGGCGGAATCTACTACAAAATAGGATTATCAGTTTATGATTTCCTAGCCGGAAAACTAAGTTTGGGAAAGACAAAATACATCAGCAAATCAAAAACCATCGAAAAGCTGCCAACTATTGAACAAAACCATTTGATGAGTGGAGTTGTTTACCAGGACGGACAGTTTGATGATGCCAGATTGGCCATCAATTTAACCCAGACTATTATTGAAAAAGGCGGAAGTGCAATCAATTATATGAAGGTAGTAGGTCTGTTGAAAAATGATTCCGGTAAAGTAATCGGAGTGACTGCAGAAGATCAGTTTACCCAACAACAGTATCAGATTCATGCCAATGTTGTCATCAACGCGACAGGAGTATTCACCAACGAGATTCTCAACATGAATAATCCGAAACATGGCAAATTTGTTGTACCGAGTCAGGGAATCCACCTGGTATTGGATAAATCTTTCCTTAAAAGTGATGATGCCATTATGATTCCAAAAACTTCCGATGGCAGAGTATTGTTTGTTGTACCATGGCATGACAGAGCACTGGTAGGAACTACCGACACTCTTTTGAAGGATGAAAGTTTTGAACCCCGAGCCCTGGAAGAAGAGATCAGCTTTGTTTTAAACACAGCAAGACAATATTTAGCAAAAAAACCTACCCGCGAGGATGTGAAATCAGTTTTTGCAGGCCTTCGTCCGCTTGCCGCCCCTAAAGACGGTGCCAAAAGTACAAAAGAAGTTTCCCGCAGCCACAAAGTGATCACTTCAGACACAGGACTGGTTTCTATTATCGGAGGAAAATGGACGACCTACCGTAAAATGGCTGAAGATACAATAGACGAAGCCATGAAAGTGCATCAGCTTGGAAACACCCCTTCTAAAACAGAACATCTTTCCATTCACGGGAATATGAAACCGGAGCTGGTAGACAGAACCAATCATTTATATGTTTACGGATCTGATATCCCGGCTGTAAAAGCTCTTCAGGAAAGCAACCCTCGTTATGCGCAAAAAATACACCCGGATCACCCTTTCACTGTGGCCGAGGTAGTATGGGCGGTAAGAAACGAAATGGCTGTGATCATTGAAGATATTTTAGCAAGAAGAGTTCGTTTGTTATTCTTAGATGCAAGAGCAGCGATAGACTGTGCTCACAATGTAGCGCGCATCATTGCTGAAGAAAATGGGAATTCTGAAGAATGGGCTCAAAAACAGGAAGACGAATTTATAGCACTGGCAAAAGGATATTTACTGACTCCTTATTCCCCTAAAGTTATTAACCTAAATTAA
- a CDS encoding DeoR/GlpR transcriptional regulator — MEKLIPRHDEILKELDEKGHVLVQDLCERLNVSSVTIRKDLNYLESLGLLFRNHGGASKQVRYAYEKNVGEKENINVEAKQAIAKAALSLIQENDCIILASGTTMHYLARMLVNFGPLTVLTSSLRVAIELCNNPNINIIQLGGEVRKSSTSIVGSISEGILKQFSCNKLFLGVDGIDLEFGISTSNAAEAHLNQVMIECADQTVILADSSKLNKKGFGKIGSLDQIDYLITDHGISDEDQAKLEEIGVNVIR, encoded by the coding sequence ATGGAGAAGCTAATACCAAGGCATGATGAAATATTAAAAGAACTGGATGAAAAAGGTCATGTTCTCGTTCAGGATTTGTGTGAGAGGTTAAATGTATCTTCAGTTACGATCCGAAAGGATCTGAACTATCTCGAAAGTCTGGGACTTCTTTTCAGAAATCATGGGGGAGCTAGTAAGCAGGTAAGATATGCTTATGAGAAGAATGTAGGGGAGAAAGAGAATATCAATGTGGAAGCGAAGCAGGCAATTGCCAAAGCGGCTTTGTCGTTGATTCAGGAAAATGACTGTATTATCCTGGCTTCGGGAACTACCATGCACTATCTTGCAAGGATGCTGGTGAATTTTGGACCGCTTACAGTATTGACGTCATCTTTGAGGGTCGCAATTGAGCTTTGTAATAATCCTAATATTAATATTATCCAATTAGGAGGTGAGGTGAGGAAAAGCTCTACTTCCATAGTGGGATCTATTTCCGAAGGGATCCTTAAGCAGTTTTCCTGTAACAAACTTTTTCTGGGTGTGGATGGGATTGATCTTGAATTTGGAATCAGTACCTCCAATGCTGCAGAGGCTCATCTTAATCAGGTTATGATTGAATGTGCTGATCAGACCGTGATCCTTGCGGATTCTTCCAAGCTGAATAAAAAAGGTTTCGGTAAAATTGGTTCACTGGATCAGATTGATTATCTCATTACGGATCATGGAATTTCGGATGAAGACCAGGCAAAACTGGAAGAAATCGGTGTGAATGTCATCAGATAA
- the rplC gene encoding 50S ribosomal protein L3 — MSGIIGKKIGMTSLFNEEGKNIPCTVIQAGPCSVLQVRTLEKDGYKAVQLGFDDKSEKNVGKALAGHFKKAGSAPKAKLVEFYREFVDEVKVGEEVKVDLFTEGEYVDVTGTSKGKGFQGVVKRHGFGGVMQATHGQHNRLRAPGSIGAGSDPSRVFKGMRMAGRMGGEQVTVQNLQVLKVDQEQNLLVVKGAVPGAKNSYVIIRKWN; from the coding sequence ATGTCAGGTATTATTGGTAAAAAAATCGGTATGACATCTTTGTTTAACGAAGAAGGAAAAAACATTCCTTGTACAGTTATCCAAGCTGGTCCATGCTCGGTTTTACAGGTCAGAACCTTAGAAAAAGACGGTTATAAAGCTGTTCAATTAGGTTTCGATGACAAGAGTGAGAAGAACGTTGGTAAAGCGTTAGCTGGTCATTTTAAAAAGGCTGGTTCTGCTCCTAAAGCTAAATTGGTAGAATTCTACAGAGAATTCGTTGATGAAGTAAAAGTAGGAGAAGAAGTAAAAGTTGATTTATTCACTGAAGGTGAGTATGTTGACGTAACAGGAACTTCGAAAGGTAAAGGCTTCCAGGGTGTTGTTAAAAGACACGGATTTGGAGGTGTAATGCAGGCAACTCATGGTCAGCACAACAGACTTAGAGCTCCAGGTTCTATCGGTGCTGGTTCAGACCCTTCAAGAGTATTCAAAGGGATGAGAATGGCTGGAAGAATGGGAGGTGAGCAGGTAACTGTTCAAAACCTTCAAGTGTTAAAAGTTGATCAAGAACAAAATCTTTTAGTAGTAAAAGGTGCTGTTCCGGGAGCTAAAAATTCTTATGTAATTATCAGAAAATGGAACTAG
- the rplD gene encoding 50S ribosomal protein L4 encodes MELVVLNTSGKETGRKVTLDETVFGIEPNQHAVYLEVKQYLAAQRQGTHKAKERSEITASTKKLKKQKGSGSARYGDIKSPTFRGGGRVFGPKPRDYRFKLNKALKRLAKKSVLSQKMRDNSIRVLEDMSLNAPKTKDFITVLDALTLSGKKSLFILPEANKNVYLSSRNLPKTKVMNFNEVSSYDLVNAGEIIFFEGAVEKFQENLKK; translated from the coding sequence ATGGAACTAGTAGTATTAAATACATCAGGAAAAGAGACCGGAAGAAAAGTAACTCTAGACGAAACAGTATTCGGAATTGAGCCAAACCAGCACGCGGTTTACTTAGAAGTTAAACAGTACCTTGCTGCACAAAGACAAGGAACTCATAAAGCAAAAGAAAGAAGCGAAATTACTGCTTCTACTAAAAAGCTTAAGAAGCAAAAAGGATCAGGATCTGCTAGATATGGTGATATTAAATCTCCAACTTTCAGAGGTGGAGGTAGAGTATTCGGACCAAAACCAAGAGACTACAGATTCAAATTGAACAAAGCTCTTAAGAGATTAGCTAAAAAATCTGTTTTATCTCAGAAAATGAGAGACAACAGCATCAGAGTTTTAGAAGATATGAGCTTAAATGCTCCTAAAACTAAAGATTTCATCACTGTATTAGATGCATTGACATTAAGCGGTAAAAAATCTTTGTTTATTCTTCCTGAAGCTAACAAGAATGTGTATTTATCTTCAAGAAACTTACCTAAGACTAAAGTAATGAACTTCAACGAAGTAAGCTCTTACGATTTAGTAAACGCTGGTGAGATCATTTTCTTCGAAGGTGCAGTTGAAAAATTCCAGGAAAATTTAAAGAAATAA
- the rplW gene encoding 50S ribosomal protein L23: protein MSVIIKPVISEKANYLTDLRGSYSFLVDPKANKIQIKKAVEAAYGVKVADVNTMIYAPKVSSKYTKKGLQVGKTNKLKKAVIKLVEGEVIDIFAVN, encoded by the coding sequence ATGTCAGTTATTATTAAACCAGTTATTTCAGAAAAGGCTAATTACCTTACAGATTTAAGAGGTTCTTATTCTTTCTTAGTTGATCCTAAGGCGAATAAAATCCAGATTAAAAAGGCTGTTGAAGCAGCTTACGGTGTAAAAGTAGCAGACGTTAACACAATGATTTATGCTCCGAAGGTTTCTTCAAAATACACTAAAAAAGGTCTTCAAGTAGGAAAGACAAACAAATTGAAAAAAGCGGTAATTAAACTTGTTGAAGGTGAGGTTATCGATATTTTTGCTGTAAATTAA
- the rplB gene encoding 50S ribosomal protein L2, with product MSVRKLKPITPGQRFRIVNNFEEITTNKPEKSLTVGIKKSGGRNQTGKMTMRYTGGGHKKKYRIIDFKRNKANVEATVKSVEYDPNRTAFIALLEYADGEKRYIIAPNGIKVDQKVISGENVEPNVGNAMKLKNIPLGTVISCVEMKPGQGAILARSAGSSAQLTSRDGKYAIIKLPSGESRMILTECYAMIGSVSNSDHQLTVSGKAGRSRWLGRRPRTRAVVMNPVDHPMGGGEGRSSGGHPRSRNGKPAKGYKTRKKNKVSNRYIVSKRK from the coding sequence ATGTCTGTTAGAAAATTAAAACCTATCACCCCGGGACAGAGATTCAGAATTGTAAACAATTTTGAGGAAATTACTACCAACAAACCAGAGAAATCTCTAACAGTTGGTATTAAAAAGTCAGGTGGACGTAACCAAACAGGTAAAATGACCATGCGTTACACCGGAGGTGGACACAAAAAGAAATACAGAATTATAGACTTCAAAAGAAACAAAGCAAACGTTGAAGCAACTGTAAAATCTGTAGAATACGATCCAAACAGAACTGCATTTATCGCTTTATTAGAGTATGCTGACGGAGAGAAGAGATATATCATCGCTCCAAACGGTATCAAAGTTGATCAGAAAGTCATTTCTGGTGAAAACGTAGAGCCAAATGTAGGAAATGCAATGAAGTTGAAAAACATTCCTTTAGGTACTGTAATTTCTTGTGTTGAAATGAAGCCTGGTCAAGGTGCAATTTTAGCAAGAAGTGCTGGTTCTTCAGCTCAATTGACTTCTAGAGATGGTAAGTATGCGATCATCAAATTGCCTTCAGGAGAATCAAGAATGATCCTTACTGAATGTTATGCAATGATTGGATCAGTTTCCAACTCAGATCACCAATTAACTGTATCAGGTAAGGCTGGTAGAAGCAGATGGTTAGGTAGAAGACCAAGAACAAGAGCGGTTGTAATGAACCCAGTAGATCACCCAATGGGTGGTGGGGAAGGACGTTCTTCAGGAGGTCACCCAAGATCTAGAAACGGTAAACCGGCTAAAGGTTACAAAACTAGAAAGAAAAACAAAGTGTCTAACCGTTACATCGTATCTAAAAGAAAATAA
- the rpsS gene encoding 30S ribosomal protein S19, which yields MARSLKKGPFIHHTLDKKVQANIESGKKTVIKTWSRASMISPDFVGQTIAVHNGKSFIPVYVTENMVGHKLGEFSPTRSFRGHGGNKNKGSR from the coding sequence ATGGCAAGATCACTTAAGAAAGGACCGTTCATTCATCATACTTTAGATAAGAAGGTTCAGGCAAATATAGAGTCTGGTAAGAAGACAGTTATCAAAACTTGGTCTAGAGCATCTATGATCTCTCCGGACTTCGTAGGACAAACTATTGCTGTACACAACGGGAAATCTTTTATCCCTGTTTACGTTACAGAAAACATGGTTGGTCACAAGTTAGGCGAATTTTCTCCAACAAGATCTTTCAGAGGTCATGGTGGTAACAAAAACAAAGGAAGCAGATAA
- the rplV gene encoding 50S ribosomal protein L22, which translates to MGSRKQDSSIARKEANKDVVKASLNNCPSSPRKMRLVADIIRGEQVDKALYILKYSKKDASNKLEKLLLSAMANWQVKNEGADIEEANLIVKEIFVDSARQLKRLRPAPQGRGYRIRKRSNHVTLILGNKEN; encoded by the coding sequence ATGGGATCAAGAAAACAAGATAGTTCAATCGCAAGAAAAGAAGCTAACAAAGACGTTGTAAAAGCTTCATTAAATAATTGCCCGTCTTCTCCGAGAAAAATGAGATTAGTTGCTGATATCATTAGAGGAGAGCAGGTAGATAAAGCTCTTTATATCCTAAAATATTCTAAGAAGGATGCTTCTAACAAGTTAGAAAAATTACTTCTTTCTGCTATGGCAAACTGGCAGGTGAAAAACGAAGGTGCGGATATCGAAGAAGCTAACCTTATCGTTAAAGAAATCTTCGTGGATAGTGCAAGACAATTGAAGAGACTAAGGCCAGCTCCACAAGGAAGAGGGTATAGAATCAGAAAAAGATCTAACCACGTTACATTAATCTTAGGTAATAAAGAAAATTAA
- the rpsC gene encoding 30S ribosomal protein S3, with translation MGQKTNPIGNRLGIIRGWDSNWFGGNDYGDRIAEDYKIRRYLEARLSKGGISKIFIERTLKLVTVTITTARPGLIIGKGGQEVDKLKEELKKLTGKDIQINIFEIKRPELDAVLVADSISKQIENRISYRRAVKMAMASTMRMGAEGIKVQISGRLNGAEMARSESFKEGRIPLSTFRADIDYHWAEAHTTYGRLGVKVWIMKGEVYGKRELSPLVGQQKKGGQSDRGNRGGDRDNRRPRKNNNNNNNN, from the coding sequence ATGGGACAGAAGACAAATCCAATTGGTAATAGATTAGGTATCATCAGAGGATGGGATTCTAACTGGTTTGGTGGAAACGATTATGGAGACAGAATCGCGGAAGACTACAAAATCAGAAGATACCTTGAGGCTAGATTATCTAAAGGTGGTATTTCAAAAATCTTTATTGAAAGAACACTTAAATTAGTAACAGTTACAATCACTACTGCTAGACCGGGATTGATCATCGGTAAAGGAGGTCAGGAAGTTGATAAATTGAAAGAAGAGTTGAAGAAATTGACTGGTAAGGATATTCAGATCAACATCTTCGAAATCAAAAGACCTGAATTAGATGCTGTACTAGTTGCTGATAGTATTTCTAAGCAAATTGAAAACAGAATCTCTTACAGAAGAGCTGTTAAAATGGCGATGGCAAGTACTATGAGAATGGGTGCTGAAGGTATCAAAGTTCAGATCTCTGGTAGATTGAACGGAGCTGAAATGGCAAGATCAGAATCTTTCAAAGAAGGAAGAATTCCATTGTCAACTTTCAGAGCTGATATTGATTACCACTGGGCAGAAGCTCACACTACTTACGGTAGACTAGGAGTAAAAGTTTGGATCATGAAAGGTGAAGTTTACGGTAAAAGAGAACTTTCTCCACTAGTGGGACAACAGAAAAAAGGAGGTCAGTCAGACAGAGGAAACAGAGGAGGAGACAGAGACAACAGAAGACCTAGAAAAAACAACAACAATAACAATAATAATTAA
- the rplP gene encoding 50S ribosomal protein L16 encodes MLQPKRTKFRRVHKMKMKGNAQRGSQLAYGTFGIKATEGAWITARQIEAARIAATRYMKREGQLWIKIFPDKPITKKPAEVRMGKGKGAVEYWVAVVKPGKIMFEIGGVSYEIAKEALRLAAQKLPVVTKFVVANDFVKPL; translated from the coding sequence ATGTTACAACCAAAAAGAACCAAATTCCGTAGAGTTCACAAGATGAAGATGAAGGGGAATGCCCAGAGAGGTAGTCAACTTGCTTACGGAACTTTTGGGATCAAAGCAACGGAAGGAGCTTGGATCACTGCAAGACAAATTGAAGCGGCTCGTATCGCTGCGACAAGATATATGAAGAGAGAAGGTCAACTATGGATCAAAATCTTCCCAGACAAACCAATTACTAAGAAGCCAGCGGAAGTACGTATGGGTAAAGGTAAAGGTGCTGTTGAATATTGGGTAGCTGTAGTAAAACCAGGTAAAATTATGTTCGAAATCGGAGGAGTATCTTACGAAATCGCTAAGGAAGCTTTAAGACTTGCTGCACAAAAATTACCAGTAGTTACTAAATTCGTCGTTGCTAACGATTTTGTTAAACCTCTATAA
- the rpmC gene encoding 50S ribosomal protein L29, whose protein sequence is MKNADIKNLSAGDIQAQLTEAKAQYSKLKLAHAISPIENPIQIKDLRRTIARLNTELTNKQ, encoded by the coding sequence ATGAAAAATGCTGATATTAAAAATTTAAGCGCGGGTGATATTCAAGCTCAATTAACTGAAGCAAAAGCTCAATATTCTAAACTGAAATTGGCTCATGCAATCAGCCCAATTGAAAACCCGATTCAAATCAAAGATTTGAGAAGAACAATCGCAAGACTAAACACTGAGTTAACTAACAAACAATAA
- the rpsQ gene encoding 30S ribosomal protein S17: MDRNLRKERIGVVSSNKMEKTIVVSETTRVKHPMYGKFVLKTKKYTAHDENNECTEGDTVLIQETRPLSKSKRWRLVRIIEKAK; this comes from the coding sequence ATGGATAGAAATTTAAGAAAAGAAAGAATCGGAGTGGTTTCCAGCAATAAAATGGAAAAAACTATTGTTGTTAGTGAAACTACAAGAGTAAAGCACCCGATGTACGGTAAATTCGTTTTGAAAACGAAAAAATATACCGCACACGACGAGAACAACGAATGCACAGAAGGTGATACAGTTTTGATCCAAGAAACTAGACCTTTGAGCAAGAGCAAGAGATGGAGATTAGTAAGAATCATTGAAAAAGCTAAGTAA
- the rplX gene encoding 50S ribosomal protein L24: MSKLKIKRGDNVIITTGKKDIKGKTGEVIEVIKKEGRDPRVIVAGLNIVKKHVKPSAANPQGGITEKEASIHISNVALVGKDGKAIKIGYKIEGDKKVRVNKKTGETL, encoded by the coding sequence ATGTCAAAGTTAAAAATAAAAAGAGGAGATAACGTAATCATTACTACTGGTAAGAAAGATATCAAAGGTAAGACTGGTGAAGTTATTGAAGTGATCAAGAAAGAAGGTAGAGACCCAAGAGTAATTGTTGCAGGACTTAACATCGTTAAAAAACACGTTAAGCCTTCAGCTGCAAATCCTCAAGGAGGAATTACTGAAAAGGAAGCTTCTATTCATATCTCAAACGTAGCTTTAGTTGGTAAAGACGGAAAAGCTATCAAAATCGGTTACAAAATCGAAGGAGATAAGAAAGTAAGAGTGAACAAAAAAACGGGTGAAACTTTATAA
- the rplE gene encoding 50S ribosomal protein L5, with protein MEFIARPKKAYKETIVPAMMEEFGYKSIMQVPRLEKIVVSQGLGDATADKKIIDYAVEELTNITGQKAVGTISKKDEAAFKLRKGMPVGAKVTLRAQRMYEFLDRLTSSALPRIRDFSGIKADGFDGRGNYNLGITEQIIFPEIVIDKVKKIQGMDITFVTTAKTDKEAKALLTHFGLPFKKN; from the coding sequence ATGGAATTTATAGCAAGACCCAAAAAAGCATATAAAGAGACAATTGTTCCTGCAATGATGGAAGAATTCGGGTACAAGTCAATCATGCAAGTACCTAGATTAGAGAAAATCGTTGTATCACAAGGTTTAGGAGATGCTACTGCAGATAAGAAAATCATTGATTATGCTGTAGAAGAATTGACAAACATCACAGGTCAGAAAGCAGTAGGGACTATCTCTAAGAAAGATGAAGCTGCATTCAAACTGAGAAAAGGAATGCCTGTAGGTGCAAAAGTAACTTTGAGAGCTCAGAGAATGTATGAGTTCTTAGACAGACTAACTTCTTCTGCTTTACCACGTATCAGAGATTTCTCTGGTATCAAAGCAGATGGTTTCGATGGTAGAGGTAACTACAACTTAGGTATTACTGAGCAAATTATCTTCCCTGAAATCGTAATTGACAAAGTGAAAAAAATCCAAGGGATGGACATCACTTTCGTGACAACTGCGAAAACAGATAAAGAAGCTAAAGCATTATTAACTCACTTCGGTTTACCATTTAAAAAGAACTAA